One part of the Sneathia vaginalis genome encodes these proteins:
- a CDS encoding glycosyltransferase family 2 protein produces the protein MEKTFNIFTPTYNRKSKLKRTYESLKNQTFKDFTWLIIDDGSTDNTKEVVDEFKDLDIQYVYVKNGGKQRAYNLAIEKAKAKYFMCLDSDDYLVEDALEKIQECMKKTNSHQAGVGYLSGYDRKTVIGTKLALKDVSIFSQYNEHNVSGDKGLCFKTDILKQYRFKVFEGEKFTTEAYLYNMISEKYTMYWINEIFEIKEYLDNGLTSKYDKLLCKNPKGQALYYNQTLRLKKSLLNASRYIKFSLIAKKSIFEIIREANSKLFAILGFPIGVYMYFKWRIKNEEK, from the coding sequence TTGGAGAAAACATTTAATATATTTACGCCAACGTATAATAGGAAGAGTAAACTAAAAAGAACATATGAGTCATTAAAAAATCAAACCTTTAAAGATTTTACTTGGCTAATAATAGACGATGGATCTACAGATAATACTAAAGAGGTTGTAGATGAGTTTAAAGATTTAGATATACAGTATGTATATGTAAAAAATGGTGGTAAACAAAGAGCGTACAACCTTGCAATAGAAAAAGCCAAGGCAAAATACTTTATGTGCCTTGATTCAGATGACTATCTAGTAGAAGATGCCTTAGAAAAAATACAGGAGTGTATGAAAAAGACAAATAGTCACCAAGCTGGGGTTGGATATTTATCTGGTTATGATAGAAAAACAGTTATAGGAACAAAGCTAGCCCTAAAAGATGTTAGTATTTTTAGTCAATATAACGAGCATAATGTAAGCGGTGATAAGGGTCTATGCTTTAAAACTGATATATTAAAACAATATAGATTTAAGGTGTTTGAAGGAGAAAAATTTACAACAGAAGCATATTTATACAATATGATATCAGAAAAATATACAATGTATTGGATAAATGAGATATTTGAAATAAAGGAATACCTAGATAATGGATTAACATCTAAATATGATAAATTACTTTGTAAAAATCCTAAGGGGCAAGCCCTATACTACAATCAAACATTAAGACTTAAAAAAAGTCTACTTAACGCAAGTAGATATATTAAGTTCTCACTTATTGCAAAAAAGAGTATCTTTGAGATAATAAGGGAAGCAAATTCAAAATTGTTTGCTATACTTGGATTTCCAATAGGTGTGTATATGTATTTTAAATGGAGAATAAAGAATGAAGAAAAATAA
- a CDS encoding lipopolysaccharide biosynthesis protein translates to MKSSILKGTLIYTLANTIIKLGGLVFLPIMTRILTTEEFGIIGILSPITTIFTIVLGLGFYNVILKKYVDLKDNKQELETFKFTVVIFILFLNLLVLVVFLIPCFRGVIEKIFKVDYLLVLISMIIAMVNSLNNMALSLFRIEKKYFKVAIGSLISFFTNYILAIYFISKLHLGIFGNQFANLCAVITLLIFLYVEYFKDIHIKFSKNYLVYSIYNGVPLIFIELTDQLVNFSDRYILAVFNISYGLIGAYTLAYTGSRILSVITGSFINAWTAELYLDIRNEKINRNLELFFSILAFFCIGASLFSPEAISLLFPKHYLLAIQYMPVVLTSAIVQSLYALDYYFHYFEKSKYIVVFTFLALVINVSLNLILIPIFKSNAVYIAGLTTLIALTTRAIIEFVIINRCFKIKFRYYKFVIYFLLAFNPILIYLTRRPIGIVSILLKLLYILICIGIIIKDDKNWRKHLIYLRQRIIGRVN, encoded by the coding sequence ATGAAAAGTAGCATTTTAAAAGGAACATTAATATATACACTAGCCAATACAATAATTAAGCTAGGTGGGTTAGTGTTCTTACCTATAATGACAAGAATACTAACTACAGAAGAATTTGGGATAATAGGGATATTATCACCAATTACAACCATATTTACTATTGTATTAGGACTAGGATTCTATAATGTCATTTTAAAAAAATACGTTGATTTAAAGGATAATAAGCAAGAACTAGAAACATTTAAATTTACCGTTGTAATATTCATACTATTCCTAAATCTATTAGTATTAGTAGTATTTTTAATACCATGTTTTAGAGGGGTTATAGAAAAGATATTTAAAGTAGATTATCTACTAGTTCTAATTTCTATGATAATAGCAATGGTAAATTCACTTAATAATATGGCACTTTCATTGTTTCGTATAGAAAAGAAGTATTTTAAGGTTGCAATAGGCTCATTAATATCTTTTTTTACAAACTACATACTTGCAATATACTTCATATCTAAACTACATTTAGGTATATTTGGAAATCAGTTTGCTAATTTATGTGCTGTTATTACCCTATTAATATTCTTGTATGTAGAATACTTTAAGGATATACATATAAAATTTTCTAAAAACTATTTGGTATATTCGATATATAACGGGGTTCCGTTGATATTTATAGAACTAACAGATCAATTAGTTAATTTTAGTGATAGATATATATTAGCAGTATTTAATATATCATACGGACTAATAGGGGCATATACTCTAGCATATACAGGTTCAAGAATATTGTCCGTTATTACAGGCTCATTTATTAACGCATGGACAGCTGAGCTATACCTTGATATACGAAATGAAAAGATAAACAGAAACCTAGAACTATTTTTTTCTATACTAGCGTTTTTCTGTATAGGTGCAAGCCTTTTTTCACCCGAAGCTATATCTTTACTATTTCCTAAACACTACCTATTAGCCATACAGTATATGCCAGTAGTTTTAACGTCAGCTATAGTACAATCACTTTATGCACTAGACTACTACTTCCATTACTTTGAAAAGAGTAAGTACATTGTAGTGTTTACATTCTTAGCACTAGTGATTAATGTTTCACTAAACCTAATACTTATACCAATATTTAAGTCTAATGCTGTGTATATAGCAGGGCTTACAACACTAATAGCTCTTACAACAAGAGCGATTATAGAGTTTGTAATAATAAATAGATGCTTTAAGATAAAGTTTAGATACTACAAGTTCGTTATCTACTTTTTACTAGCATTTAATCCCATATTAATATATCTAACAAGAAGACCAATAGGTATTGTTAGTATCTTACTAAAGCTTCTATACATCTTAATTTGTATAGGGATAATAATAAAGGATGATAAAAATTGGAGAAAACATTTAATATATTTACGCCAACGTATAATAGGAAGAGTAAACTAA
- a CDS encoding mannose-1-phosphate guanylyltransferase, with the protein MNIAIIMAGGSGTRFWPLSTKDTPKQLLKLFSDKTLLEETIDRLNRTGIYDKVYIVTGKGLEKRIRQTLKDFDNILIEPVSKDTSFCIAYSVKKIVDIYGIDTHISIFPSDHLIRNDELFKESIEKALTFKDNIVIMGIKPQYPETAYGYIKYRDNDVIEFREKPNRETAEKYLEEGNYLWNSGMLFASSKVILGEIEKYLPKHYALSLDAERISFDIGVLEKTNLCKVVPVSFDWNDVGSFSSLDKVFEKNEQDSIIISKDKYLGLQSSKNIVINKEDGKNIVVVGLDDLIVVNTKDNLLICPKSKDQEIKKIAGIIDEK; encoded by the coding sequence ATGAATATAGCGATAATTATGGCAGGTGGATCTGGTACAAGATTTTGGCCATTATCAACTAAAGACACTCCAAAGCAATTATTAAAATTGTTTTCAGATAAGACACTATTAGAAGAAACTATAGATAGATTAAATAGAACTGGAATATATGATAAGGTGTATATAGTAACAGGGAAAGGTTTAGAAAAAAGAATAAGACAAACTTTAAAAGATTTTGATAATATATTAATAGAACCTGTATCAAAAGATACATCATTTTGTATAGCGTATTCAGTAAAAAAAATTGTAGATATATATGGTATTGATACACATATTTCTATCTTCCCATCAGATCATTTAATTAGAAATGATGAACTGTTTAAGGAAAGTATAGAAAAGGCCTTAACTTTTAAAGACAATATCGTTATCATGGGAATAAAACCTCAATATCCTGAAACAGCTTATGGGTATATAAAGTACAGGGATAATGATGTTATAGAATTCCGTGAAAAACCTAATAGGGAAACAGCAGAAAAATACTTAGAAGAAGGTAACTATCTATGGAATAGTGGTATGCTATTTGCAAGTTCTAAAGTAATATTAGGAGAAATAGAAAAGTACTTACCTAAGCACTATGCATTATCACTTGATGCAGAACGTATTAGTTTTGACATAGGGGTCTTAGAAAAGACAAATTTATGTAAAGTTGTACCAGTTAGCTTTGACTGGAATGATGTTGGAAGTTTTAGCTCATTAGATAAAGTTTTTGAAAAAAATGAACAAGACTCGATAATAATTAGCAAGGATAAATATCTTGGGTTACAAAGTAGCAAGAATATTGTAATAAACAAAGAAGATGGGAAAAATATTGTTGTTGTTGGACTAGATGACTTAATTGTTGTAAATACAAAGGACAACCTTTTAATTTGCCCTAAATCAAAAGACCAAGAGATAAAAAAAATAGCAGGTATAATAGATGAAAAGTAG
- a CDS encoding ketopantoate reductase family protein → MKILVVGAGAMGASFAHKLSKDNMVDVVDTWKENVDKINREGLKIKEIDKELNNTKIRAYMMEDYNEKVDLVILFVKSMMLDKSLKTLQHVFSDNTKVLCLLNGLGHIKTIQKYVKKENIVMGISLVTAGLNGPADVTLSSYGYNEISGVYAKQVADVLNASGMPTNCVSDVQESIWEKACLNGMYNSICTILDTRMSDLDNAYLLEQIQKGIIEEFHKIALKEGVDFNKEKTFEKVRICTTKDFKGSKHYPSMHQDLRQHKRKTEIDFLNGYISKKGKEYGIPTPYCDLITFEIKVLEGKVVR, encoded by the coding sequence ATGAAAATATTAGTTGTTGGTGCAGGAGCGATGGGTGCTTCATTTGCACATAAGTTGTCAAAAGACAATATGGTTGATGTTGTTGATACATGGAAAGAAAATGTAGACAAGATAAATAGAGAAGGTTTAAAAATCAAAGAAATAGATAAAGAGTTAAATAATACAAAAATTAGAGCATATATGATGGAAGATTACAATGAAAAGGTAGATTTAGTAATACTCTTTGTAAAATCAATGATGTTAGACAAGTCATTAAAGACACTACAACATGTATTTAGTGATAATACTAAAGTATTATGCTTGTTAAATGGACTAGGACATATTAAGACTATACAAAAATATGTAAAGAAAGAAAATATAGTAATGGGGATTTCACTAGTTACAGCTGGTCTTAATGGACCAGCAGATGTTACATTATCTAGCTATGGTTACAATGAAATTAGTGGTGTATATGCAAAACAAGTAGCAGATGTATTAAATGCGTCAGGTATGCCAACTAATTGTGTTAGTGATGTACAAGAATCTATATGGGAAAAAGCTTGTTTAAATGGAATGTATAACAGTATTTGTACAATACTAGATACAAGAATGAGTGATTTAGATAATGCATACTTATTAGAACAAATACAAAAAGGTATAATAGAAGAATTTCATAAGATAGCCTTAAAAGAAGGTGTTGATTTTAACAAAGAAAAAACATTTGAAAAGGTTAGAATATGCACAACAAAAGATTTTAAGGGATCTAAACACTATCCATCTATGCACCAAGATTTAAGACAACATAAGAGAAAGACAGAAATAGATTTTTTAAACGGATATATATCTAAAAAAGGTAAGGAATATGGTATACCAACACCATATTGTGACTTGATAACATTTGAAATAAAGGTATTAGAAGGAAAAGTGGTAAGATGA
- a CDS encoding valine--tRNA ligase: MDNLIDKKYAASEIEQGIYENWENMGYFKPSDNLDTPYYSVILPPPNVTGILHIGHVLNVSITDAIIRYKRMKGFNTLWLPGTDHAGIATQNKVERMLMSNGIKKEDLGKDKFIEKTWEWKNKYGHIITKQLRKIGGSLDWSREMFTMNEKSSNAVKEAFIDLYENDLIYQGEYIVNWCPFDKTALADDEINHEEKDSFLWHIQYPVKDSDIKLIVATTRPETMLGDTGVAVNPHDDRYKDLVGKTVILPLMNREIPIVADEYVDMEFGTGVVKMTPSHDPNDFEVAKRCNLKYINILTEDAKINENGGKYQGLDRFEARKQIVKDLEELGLLVKIEPHKNSIGHCYRCDTIIEPRVSKQWFVRMKPLAKKALEVVKNGEIKLEPARMEKIYYNWLTNIRDWCISRQIWWGHQIPAYYDEKGNVYVAKSLEEAIKKAGTTNLRQESDVLDTWFSSSLWPFSTMGWPDNDAADLKHFFPTNTLVTGADIIFFWVARMIMMSLHFKKQIPFKYVYFTGIVRDEIGRKMSKSLGNSPDPLDIIQNKGADALRFGLLFNTTQGQDIRFNDGLVDMGANFVNKLWNASKFVLSNLEGFDKNTSIMDLDFKVEDSWILSRLSNVSKEINENMDKYNIDQSCKLAFEFFKGDFCDWYVEIAKTRIYNSSDKADKLTAQWVLRHVLDYSLRLLHPFIPYVTEYIWQYVKVSGDTIMLSDFPTYDKALVDMQVENTFAFMQEAINSIRNIRAEANVSPAKKIHLLYLSKNEDEEHILVNNLKILDKLANVEKIEKANNIPSLVGFRLVRNTEIYVPLADLIDKDKEIKKIRNEIEKVENELKRVNGKLNNENFTSKAPKAVIEKEKGIKQELTDKLNKLNENLNKFLK, from the coding sequence ATGGATAACTTAATAGACAAAAAATATGCAGCTTCTGAAATAGAACAAGGAATATATGAAAATTGGGAAAATATGGGATACTTTAAACCAAGTGATAACTTAGATACTCCCTATTATTCAGTCATACTTCCACCACCTAATGTTACAGGTATATTACATATTGGACACGTTTTAAATGTTTCAATTACCGATGCTATTATTAGATACAAACGTATGAAGGGCTTTAATACTTTATGGCTACCTGGTACAGACCACGCTGGTATTGCAACACAAAACAAGGTAGAAAGAATGCTAATGTCTAATGGTATTAAAAAAGAAGACTTAGGTAAAGATAAATTTATAGAAAAAACTTGGGAATGGAAAAATAAGTACGGACATATCATCACAAAACAATTAAGAAAAATAGGTGGTTCTCTTGATTGGTCACGTGAAATGTTTACAATGAATGAAAAATCATCAAACGCTGTTAAAGAAGCGTTCATAGACCTATATGAAAACGACTTAATCTATCAAGGTGAATACATAGTAAACTGGTGTCCTTTTGATAAGACAGCTCTTGCTGATGATGAAATTAACCATGAAGAAAAAGATAGTTTTTTATGGCACATACAATATCCAGTAAAAGATAGTGACATTAAGTTAATAGTTGCAACAACTAGACCTGAAACTATGTTAGGTGATACTGGTGTTGCTGTTAACCCACATGATGACAGATACAAAGACTTAGTTGGTAAGACTGTAATACTACCACTTATGAATAGAGAAATCCCTATAGTCGCTGACGAATATGTTGATATGGAATTTGGTACAGGTGTAGTTAAAATGACTCCATCTCATGACCCTAATGACTTTGAAGTAGCTAAAAGATGTAATTTAAAGTATATTAACATACTAACTGAGGATGCAAAAATCAATGAAAATGGTGGTAAGTACCAAGGTTTAGATAGATTTGAAGCTAGAAAACAAATAGTAAAAGACTTAGAAGAATTAGGACTACTAGTTAAAATAGAGCCACATAAAAACTCTATAGGTCATTGCTATAGATGTGATACGATAATAGAACCTAGAGTTTCAAAACAATGGTTTGTTAGAATGAAACCTTTAGCTAAAAAAGCTCTAGAAGTTGTTAAAAATGGAGAAATTAAACTAGAACCTGCTAGAATGGAAAAGATTTACTACAACTGGCTTACAAATATACGTGACTGGTGTATTTCAAGACAAATTTGGTGGGGTCATCAAATACCTGCATACTATGATGAAAAAGGTAATGTATATGTAGCTAAATCACTAGAAGAAGCAATTAAAAAGGCTGGAACTACTAATCTACGTCAAGAATCTGATGTACTAGATACATGGTTCTCATCAAGCCTATGGCCATTTTCAACTATGGGTTGGCCAGATAATGATGCAGCTGATTTAAAGCATTTCTTCCCAACTAACACTTTAGTTACTGGTGCTGATATTATCTTCTTCTGGGTAGCACGTATGATAATGATGAGTTTACACTTCAAAAAACAAATTCCATTTAAGTACGTATACTTTACAGGTATAGTTCGTGATGAAATAGGAAGAAAGATGAGTAAATCATTAGGTAACTCACCTGACCCATTAGATATTATACAAAACAAAGGTGCAGATGCTCTACGTTTTGGACTTTTATTTAACACTACACAAGGGCAAGATATTAGATTTAATGATGGTCTAGTTGATATGGGAGCAAATTTTGTAAACAAGTTATGGAATGCTTCAAAATTTGTTTTATCTAACTTAGAAGGTTTTGATAAAAACACTAGCATAATGGACCTTGACTTTAAGGTTGAAGATTCATGGATATTATCTAGATTAAGTAATGTTTCTAAAGAAATTAATGAAAATATGGATAAGTACAACATAGATCAATCATGTAAATTAGCATTTGAATTCTTTAAAGGTGATTTTTGTGATTGGTATGTTGAAATTGCAAAGACTAGAATATATAACTCAAGTGATAAGGCTGATAAGTTAACAGCTCAATGGGTATTAAGACACGTATTAGACTACTCACTAAGACTACTTCATCCATTTATTCCATATGTTACTGAATATATATGGCAATATGTTAAGGTAAGTGGTGATACAATAATGCTATCAGACTTCCCTACTTATGATAAGGCTCTTGTTGATATGCAAGTTGAAAATACTTTTGCTTTCATGCAAGAAGCAATTAACAGTATTAGAAATATACGTGCAGAAGCTAATGTTAGTCCTGCTAAAAAGATACATCTACTTTACTTATCAAAGAATGAAGATGAAGAACATATCTTGGTAAATAACCTAAAGATTCTAGATAAGTTAGCTAATGTTGAGAAAATAGAGAAGGCAAATAATATACCTAGTCTTGTTGGATTTAGACTAGTTAGAAATACAGAAATTTATGTACCTTTAGCTGATTTAATTGATAAGGACAAGGAAATTAAGAAGATACGTAATGAAATTGAAAAAGTAGAAAATGAATTAAAAAGAGTCAATGGTAAGTTAAATAATGAAAACTTTACTTCAAAAGCTCCA